The Megalobrama amblycephala isolate DHTTF-2021 linkage group LG8, ASM1881202v1, whole genome shotgun sequence region GGGTCGACAgttttaatgcaaaatgtaGAGCATTCGCTTTCCTCTCATATGCTGACTGTTGGTCATTTTTCCTGGAAAATTCCATACAAGAGAGGTTAATGTCACGAACTGTGTACTTAATGTCTGTCTTGTCCATCAGAGAATGAAGAAGGCGCTGCACAATTACATCTATGTACCGGCGGACTGGAGACGAGGCCCAAGTATAGCTGTCAAGATCCAAATCATAGTGCCCAATTCTTGAGACATGTGTTGAGTTTGAGCGCAGAAAACATGCTTTTTGAAACAGTCTCCTAAATGCAATAGCAAAAGGGAGAAGTTTTGGGTGAATGTCATCAGTTGCAACAAAGTCAATTACTTTGTAGATATTTCTCTGCTCTGCTGCTGTTCTCAGGCATCTCAAAATCGATTTTAGTATAGGGAAGGCTTCAGAATCAGAAATGTGAGCCTGAGGGTTTGGCATGGCTGTGTGGTTGATCAAACCTGAGTTATTCACTTCATGAGCTCGACTTGAGAAGTGAACAGATAGTGGAATCAAGGTGGCATTTTTGACAAAAAGTTCAGTAAGCTTTTCACTTTTTGGCCCGTCCTGACATCTCAGTGGGGTTAGACTCCTTGTTGTTCCATCAAACAGAAGGCGTTCAGCAACTGTGTGGTTAAACATGATCATCAGCTCTTCCACCATTTGGTGAGATTGTCTTCTTCCGAGGGTTACGTCCTCATCTGGCTGTTTGTAGCACCAGTCTTCCTGTTTCCTGTATCTCCTGTGAACTTCAGCAAACTTCCATGCTTTCACAAGGCAGATTTCAAGTGGGTCAGAATGCTGACAGGTGTTTTCAAGGATGTCCTCAGCTTCATCATAGGAAAACTTTCTCTTGGAGTGAATGACAGACTTGCAgaaaaatcttttctttatgCAGTTTGTTTTTGCATCTACTTGTATTATCAAGGAGATGGCTCGTCTGTCATGGTTAGGGATTAAACTGAAGAAATTGGCACTCAATTCTTTAGGGAACATGTAAATTGGCTCCTTCCCACGTGGATAGAATGCAGTGCACAGCTGTCTTGCATATTTGTCCAGTTCACTGTCTTTAGCCACAAAGCTTGCAACATCAGAAATGTGAACTCCTATTTCGTAGAACTCACCTAAATCGCATACACTGATTGCATCATCAAGGTCTAGTGAATCGGCAGGATCGACGGTGAATGTTGGGAGCATGCGAAAATCTTTTCGTCCAACTTCAGATAAACTGAGACCTTGAAAGTCTTGCATCTGTTTTTCCAAAGATGAAGAAAGAGTCCTCCTCAACTGGAACTCTATGCTGAGTACATTCAATCCATCATCTAAAGTTGTTATGCTTGGAAACAGTCCCACAACAATCCCCAAGGGATATCTGGAATACTTTTTCCACTTAAGGATTTTGACAACATAAAGATATTTTCTGTGTGCCTCCTCATTGATTTTGATGAACTTCTCTACTTTGAGGTTCTCAGGATTTCTTACAGCAATGTGGTCTGGTTTGTCTTTCCAAAATGGTGTGTAAATTTTGGTGATACATTTGTTGATGGGTGTCATCACTTGATTGTCGTATCTTTCAAGGGTGCAGACAAATTCTTTGACATTATCCACACTTTCAAGAACGTTGATTACTTTTCCCATAGGATGATCTGAGTGATTCTCACTCAGGATCTCCACTTCTACTTTGTCTCCAGGGAATGCCTGTCCGATATTCCTTCTACCCTTGATATCGATTCTCAGAGTGGATTCATCGAGTGGTCTAGCATAACCTTGATGAAAACTCTCTATGACAATCTCACAGCATTTGTGGATGGTAGAGTTTGTCATCAATTGCTCTTCATCTGCTTCTGTAATCTGGTTGTTCACACTGGTGACAAGATACCCATTGTTAAAAACTGGAAACAGTCCTTCCTCTGTCAATGCAACATTGATGTCTTTGCTCTCATCAAGAAGCTCTTGAAGTATTGGGTCTTCTATGTCTGGTATTTCAGATGTAGATGATTCACTATCACTGCTTTCTTCATCCTCACTTCTGCAGAGCTCAGATATCTCAAGGAGATCTTGTTTCAAAGAATCCAAGGTAAAGTCATGGGCACTTCCCTTGTTGATGCAATATTCTATGTAAGATCTCCATAGCCTTGAGCACATACCAAAGTGATGGAAAGAAAGAGCAGCTGCATCTCCAACCACAATTATTTGGGATTGGGCTCTTGTCATAACAGTATTCAGCACTCGCATATCATTGAAAAACTCAAGACAGGTCCGGTCCGTCTCCAATAGGCTGTCCTTCGTGTGCACAGTGGAAATCACGATTACTCTGAATTGTTTTCCTGCAAAATATGGGAAAAGGCAGTACACTCTGTCAATCATATGTGTTAATGCTAGagtgtttgtatataattaTGTTGGCATAGCATTACATTTGAGTAATGCATCATCCTTACCTTGCACATTTTCAGCATTCTCCACAGTGAAACGGGGCAGTCTAAGCTGACGCAGTCTTTGCCGTATTTCATACACCTGAAACACAAGAAAGGCAAAAGCATCTGTTATAAACACACTGGCGTGAATTTGATGAGTTAGCAGCATAACATTAATAGCATACTATAAATTGGTAACTAGCAATATGTTTGATACCTGTCTGCCTTGAGAAAGGACACAGACTGATTCTGGATCTTGATCACCCCACTCCTGAGGCCATTCCTCCATTATTCCTTGCACAATATCAACAACACTTAGAATCTGTTCTGGATTGAACCAGGACATGCTTGTTGAGTCCAAACGGCATTCTCCTCTTACATGATGGAACTGCAAGGCATGCTGGTGTGGATGAGAAGGCACATCTCCTTTAGCCTTGATCACATCACTCTTTCCCACATAAAAATAAGTTGACACAAAGTCCACAATGTCCTTTGTGGAACGGTAGTTTTCACTGAAAATGATTCGACTCTGTTTGGCCGCATTAGTGTTTTCATCTTGGTAGTAATAGAAGAGGCGATTGAGCAGGGTCTGTTCTGAGCATTTGTCTTGTCTCACAGAGAAGAGCTTGGGTCCCATCTGCATGTGATCTCCTGCTAAAACAACACGTGTATTTTTGCCAGCCAAGCCCAATGCCATAAGAGCCTCACACTCCAACATCTGAGAAGCTTCATCAATCAGAATGTGGCTGAAGTAGTTTTCAGGGAGGTTCATGTCATTGAAGAAACGAGCCAGCGCAGTTGTTGTTATGATAATTCTTGTGGAATCTAGAACCGATTTATCAGGAAACTCAAATTGATTGCCGCCTTTGGATAAATGGCAGTACTGTAGAGTGATAGGATCAGTGGATCTGAGATTGCTTTCCATTGCCTTGATTCTCAGAGGTTTGGCTTCACGATTGCCTTCAGTTGTTACATATTCATGGAAATGACCTCTTATATAAAGATCTGCTGAACTGCATTGggaaaaaaatagataaataatagTAGCTGGtacaattaaacatttagaacAATGCATTTGGTAGACATTTTTATGCAAAGGGACATTGCCTTCAAGGTATTCATTTAATCACTTTATGAACCCATAACCTCAGCATTGCTTGTGCAATactctactgtttgagctacaggaatgcaaatgtattttaaacaaatgaatatGAAAGGTCAGTGCCCTGTTGAAAAGACCAGCATATGTTGTGTTTTGGATGTTGGTGTGTCAGTATCTCACCAGCTAGGCCTGAACCAAGCAGTAACCAGCATAAATCAGTATTGAAATTCAAGTTATCCTGAGCTGGTCATTTCAGCAGGATGACCCACTTCTGTGGAGCAGTACTCTGAAGTGCGATGCCTTACCTGTTTGTGTGAGTGCAAATCAGGATTTTGTTCTGTGGTTGCTGCACAAGAGCCCGGGCCATCTTTGCAAGGGTTCGAGTTTTCCCTGTTCCAAAAGGTCCATAAATCAACAAAGGTGGGATAGTGCTTCTGTTGTCTGTTACACCCAGGACAAAATTCATTGCTGCTTGCTGCTTCTCATTTAACTCAATGTTATCTAACTGGGAAGAAATACAGAAGTTGCTGTTTTTCAGATCAGGCAAAACTTTGTCCAAGTCGGAGAGATCATCAATGGCCTTGTGCATCTCGCAGAACCATAGACGATTTATTTGGAACTGGACTTCCATCTCACATTGCTCTTCATTCTTCAGATTAAGATCAGTGCAGCAGTGTTTGGAAAGCTGTAGATGGACTTGTTTCTCAGTGGCAGTGTCTTTCAGAATTTCAGCCTCATAAATAGGTGTACGATCATTAGCGTTTTTCACGACACAAACAAGAGATCTGATAGCATGTCTTTTCAGTATGAAACCTTGAGGGGAATCAGGATTGAGCGGGTGAGATAAAGGCACAACAGCAAAAAGTTCCCCTGGATAAGCCAATTTCATTCCAAACCGTTCATCAAACAGTTTATTTTTCAACTGCACAATCCCTCGTAGATTCAGCCTGAAAATATTTTGGAACAAAGAGAGTACATTAGAGTTGTTATAAATTGCAATAGTCAAATATGGGATTTAGACCTAaacagtaaatatatatatttactgtacCTGGCAAGCAGTTCACCTACTAACTTTTCCTCCTGGTATAAAAAATTGTGCATGCTCTGTTTGTAATTCTCACGGTTAATCAAACTGTATGACTGGCGTTTCATGACGAGTGGGTATGTGTTTAGCAGCTCTCTCTGTGCCTCATCTCTTTCAACAAAAGGAATGATTTCCAGGCTTTCCTCACTCCAGGGCTCAAGATTCATGGCAGTCTCTGGTATTTCTTGTGGAACCTCGGCTGCTGGACATGTGACTGATGTTCCCGTACACTCTTCATCTCCAACTCGGACCTTGAGTTTTTGTCGCAGTACGGGTCTCGTATTGAAGTCAAACACTACCCACTGCTCATACAGGCCTGGTCGGTCAGATTTGAAGGACACTGGAATTTCATACTCTGCAGAAACAATTTACAGTCAttatctgaatgtttttttgtacATTGCAGTTCAATAATGAATGAATACTTATTAATGTAAGTTTTATTACTGAGGTTTGTGAGAAACATTAATCTTCACCTGTTTGGTCACTATCCTTTTTAAACCAAACACTAGTGGAATACGACAGTTCCTCATGGGGGTTTTTGTTGAGGCTGAATGTCGCCCCCTGTTCCCGTCTGAGTAAAGCAATCACATCTAGAGGTTCCTGGAGGGATTGAGTACAGATCAATGTACATAGGGCTGCTCgattatggcaaaaatcataatcacgattattttgGTCAATACTGAAATCATGATTATTGGTGGGTGATATGATCAAAGTCTTATTTCATGATATGAGTGATTTGAAATGGCACAAATAGCACTACTTCAGCAAAAACTAATACTAGGTTAATTAATCTAAGTAAAAATTCCTAAAAACAGTTACAGAAGTAAACAGTCAGCAATACAAAAAGTGCAAAGAAactaattacaaacaaaactgtcaaaaatacaacataacaaaaatacaaattaaataaacagtgctttaagtttttcaggaAGATGTATTAATAAGTAATAGCCGacaacagaaattgaataaagtaatcaaatgtaaaataacactgctgtatatattaaatatagacTAATCATTATTAAAACTACAAATGTTATTCACTGAAGAACAGTGAGTGATTTTatctgtcttttgttgttttattaacatcaaagactgcagcaggtttattaggctgctgtcactttaaggtCCGACATACTGTTACACACGCCTTTACAATTCACTtgagacataaccgactgtgtttacgaggatactatcaaaatttttgcatttttaaaaaaaaaagtttttttgtgtgtgtgtgtgtgtaggctatttaataGTTTATTCACGAATCTTAAGACGCCTGGTTTCTTTCGCGAcataatttacttttaaatgacACTTTAATATCAAATCTCACTTATTTGGctaatttaaatgttacatttggCTTAGGGAGGAACGAAAGCGCACTGTTGTGAAGGAAAGGACGGAATGCAGCAGCTGCGCAATAATCATTTTACCTTGATTATGTTGTTTTCATAATCATTGGAAGCCAAAATTGAAATCGAAAAACCAATTACGATTAATCGCACAGCCCTAATCTTACACTACAAACACATTAGACAGCTGTCTAAAAATGTTTaggaaaaaaatgattaaaaaattatatgatcAATAAGTCATGAcagcatgtttttattttaactcattaaaataagttttaatttttaaaataagcaatttttgtaactttttttgcttTTCTTGATTGTACTTTTTCTGGATTATGCATATGCATTATTACACATTTATCCCACACAACATCATATAGACTTGTTAATAAAAACAACTTTGCAAGAATGCCTTGAACCTTTTTTATTATTCCGTAAGGATAAAGTATTCCTCAGGGTCATTTAGCTGATCAAGAAGCACAAAACTCTGCTTTGAACCCCATAATTCCTAAAAATCAAGAGCATATGTAGTAGTATCATTAGTTAATACACAAACCTTGGAAACAATGGTGAAATTCCATGTATACTGTAATCCCTTTTTCCTTACATAGACGCTGTCTAAATCTGGGTCACAGGTGACGGAAACATCAGGAAAGGTGTCGCTGATCTGCAGGAATATTGATTCAATTAATGTTTATGAAGTTGTAAAAAgcaaatatatacagtaataaTCAAGCTTTGGTtttaaatatatagtaaagGATTTGCCACTAATAACATTATACATCATTCATTACAGTACGGCCCACTTACAATCATTTCCTTGTTCTCACTGTGCCTGTATTCCTCCAAGAGCGTGTCCTGATAGGACAGTAAATCCAGATCGCCTGCATCACTGGCTTTCTTCCGTAAAGCCTTGATTCTTTTCTGCCATTCACGAAGTTCCTCTTTACTGTGTGCGTTTCTGCAGTTATCTCCATACTCACATACCAGGGATCTATGGGAGAACATTTTATAGGCTCCTTTAACACTTTGAATCAAGCAAACATCTAAATGTCATGACACACTTCTGATAAATACCTTTCACACAGTTTCAGGTCCTTGTGTGTTAGTGGCGGATCACGGTACTTCCATTTCAGAGAGGTGTCTTCGAAGATCAGTCTCCTGTGCTTCACCGTGAAACAGTGGTTCATGAATTCCTCACGTGATGGGAAGCGCTCCTGACATAACATGCAGTCTAGCAATCTTCCTTTCTCTTGAGGCTTTGACTGCAGTGTCCTTTGGTTTTGTTTGATCACATTCACAAGCTGAGGAATGGTCAGATTTTCATCCTTCATGACGTTCCACACCGATGCTTCCTCTGGGCACCTAGCAAAGGAACATCTACTGTCATGCTCCGTGCATCCACGTCCTTCAATGTAGAACCAGCAAGCAACATACTTGTAAGGTCTAGGAAATTTTGGCAGGGGAGCAACTGGCCTCCATACTGAACTTTGACCTTTCCGCCTGATCAGTAAGATGTTTTCCGAGCATTTATGGATGATCTGGTAAAGGGAGTATTGAATATCACTGAGTTTTCTACAGCACTTCTTACATCTCACACACAGATCAAACGTCTCTTGTAATGTTAGAAGTTTATGATGATTTCCTACATGAGCCATGATTTAGAAGACGAGAAAttcctgtgaaaataaataattcgtaattagaataattattttatttgttgttgttgttgttgtttttaacactgAAGTAATACACAATCTAATATTGACTAATTTCCTCAAGCTTCAGACTAAATTAACATCAGTTGTAAGAAACATATCTTTACACACAGTAATTCACATCTATAAAGAGGGGTGTGGTAATTGAAAATGATTAGCCTGGTTTATGCcaaaacaaatactgaataAGAGCAGTTATGACACAATAACAATTTCTTATTTGTATTTAAGGATATATAAACAGCTGATTAAACCAAACTTATAACAGTAATTTCAGGTCACCTtcttttaaaggaacagttcaattctgtaataatttactcatgctgagtatgactttcttcttccaTGTAAAACAAAAGAGGATGTTCAGCAGAATGAGAGACTCGGTCATCATTCACTCTATAGGAAAAAAACAACGAAATTAAATAGTGACTGAAGTTGCCATTCTTACCTAACAGCTTTTGAATTCCACcataacataaataaatgatatttgaatgattattttcgattaaataaaatgttcacaaaaaaaatgagGTAACATGAATTAGTAATGCATAGTGTCATCTTACCTTCTAACACATCTCGAATGTTTTCCAATACACAACGATCTTCCTGTAACACTGGTTTCAGTCTCAGTCATGTGCATCTTGCTAGAGGCTTTTAAGCAATTTATAGAGATGTTGCTGAGTGACGCTGGTTAAGCCACTCCTTCCTAGAATTAAAGAATAACTTTCCTTTTCCTGGACAGTGTGTTTGTACAGAACAGTGCAAATGCAGCGTTAGCTTTCAGTTTCAATACCGATGAAAACAACAGGAAGCAAACAGAGCAGAATCACAAACAAACTCAATGTCAGCTGTAATATTTAAGGTAAACCGAGGAATGAAATTGGTGTAGATGTTATAAATTAGTATGTTTTTGCTGCTATACAAACAAAACTGGATATTGATGTTTgcatgaaatgtgcatttttaaatCATGATGACTACACAAATTAGACATGTTTTCCACATTGCACAAGCTTAACTTGTTTCACCATGAAACTCATCTAGTAATATCCTGAATACTCCTTTTCTCAGATTTAAAATGTCTCTTTTTCCTGATAAAAGAAAATAGAGATTACATATGCACACACTCATTAAATGAGAACagtttaaatgcaaagttgaattACTTTGGgacattttcaaaaacaatCAGCACTGAAATGTAAATACTGTTTCCAAAGTTAGGGTCCTTCGAAAGGATTCACAGAAACTGCACAAGataacatttttacaaattaaaGACCCATTTGGAGAAAACTCTATCTTGAAGTGAAACAAACGGTGGTCTGAGGCTTGAGGTTTATGTCTGTGAAGCCTGAACATTATGGACGACAGTTCCAACAGTTACAGTCCGGAGCGGCACACAAACTGTTAAACAAAGCAGGTGATTGAAACTATTTTAATGATACCTTGAAGACTGACATTACATGCATTAGGAGTGTCAATATTTACTCATTTACCACCTGACCACTCCCTTTTAAATGCCATATTATGTAAGATTGTGTAAATTTTGCCACAAACAAAACAGGTTTATGTGCCACGTGTCTGAATATCCCTTATTCTTCTGCCTCTGATTAAAGACCTAGGAATGTCATAATTGTGTGCacttttgaatgtgtttttagaTCCATCTGACTCATAAGAAcccaggacacacacacacacacacacacactctctttctAGGCCTGCTGCATTGTGACCTAATCTAAGCAAACAAAACAACTTCAGTTTCATTTATCTGTAATTTGCAATACACTTCGACCAGTGTTGTCAGATGACACGTATGCAAACACACCCTTATTTTACTGAGATGTCATGACATTTGAGAGCATATGAGTCTTATCAGCAGCAATACAAGTCCTAATGACTGTTTAGAAACTATATTGAGAATCTACTGCGTCAGTAATTTCCATATTCAAAACCTCATCAGAGCCAAAAAACTCAGAAGACATGCTAAACCATtagttaaaataatatatacataacaAATGTGAGTTAAAGGatgtcagaaataaattacagttttaccTGAGAAGTCTTGATGAGTTGCCATCGTGAATAATCATTTGGGTACGCTCTTAGTTGCAAAAATGACAGAGACTCGTCATTACGAACATGTTATGCTTTAATCTTGTCGTTTTAAATGGTTTTCAGTAATCAGTTAGCAGCACATAGCTTAGACATTTCTCTTACAGGTCATTGAAAAACAAACCAGTGACCCTTGAAATGCACCTAAACTACCCACGTGAATGAATCATATTCTATAAAGTGCAGTGTAAATGTGGATACAGAGTCAAGGTTTTGCTTTTGTGAGATTCAGCTCTGCTAAATTACAACCAAGACCAGAATAAATGACCAGATCATTGCTGGTGTCAGTTCGAACACTTTCATGCTGGTTTTAGCTCATCCACTGGTCTAACTGGTCAACAATAATACTGTGCATCTAAAACAAGTTCAAGTTTAAGCTGGTCtaagttgttttttgttttttcagcagGCTGATAAACTTCATGGCCAGAAGTATGTGGACACCCCTTCCTATAATAAATGTGTTTGTCTAATCCAATGATTTTAAATCTTGATGTTACTCAGTACAGTGACAGTCTGGATGACGCTTGTCTGTTTCAGCATGACAAAGTCCTTGTGCACAAAACTTACTGTGCCAAGTAGGGCATGGatcaacatcagccaatcagatttcagGAAAAGGATTTGTTTAGGGTTTCTTCAAATCATGAACAACATTCTTATAAGTGTATAATTTCACAATGATTTGAGCCTAAACTTTTAGTGAAGTTTGGGTTCAGAGAGGGATATGACTTCTAACATCTCAAGGATCATAAAGAAATGTGGAAGAACTTGACTGGCTGCACAAAGTCTAGTCCTGAATACCTTTGGGATGAGCTGGAACACTGACTCACAGAAGAGTTGGAGCTGTTAGGAAGGACGAACGGCCTATTAATGCCCAGGGTTctgaaattaaacattaaacaagCACATGTGTGTGTCTGGGTGCTCACATACTTGTGTCCACGTAGTGTATGTGGGATGTTGTTGACATTTATTGATAAGGAAAACTGATACGGTGAGTCTGATATGACCTCTTAAGACAGTGTGGCCAAAGAATGACATATTCTCCAAATGCAGTCGTGACTGGCCGTCTCGTGGCTCTGGCGTCACAGTGTCCTCAGCCAGAGATCTCAGTGTGAAGTTCCTTATTCTTACGGACTTCTGCAGCGTGAATCTCCTGACAAAATAGCGAGAGAGAGCATGATTAATATTCAACAAATAAGAATTGTTTTGCAGTAACCAGGAAGGAATCATACTAGCTCTAGTTCTCTTTTTTATTGACGGTAAAGTACATTTGTAAGCTGTTTACTCCAGAAAAACAATACGCAATAGGAAGTGTGGTAAGATTCAAATCTATAGTTCTTCTGTATCTGCTTTAAAGGGaaagtttacccaaaaatgaaagttatcccatgatttactcaccctcaatcttctttcagatgaacacgatcagagttatattaaaaaatatcctagctcttccaagctttataatgggagtgaatggtccccaagattttgaagcccaaaaaaactcatccatccatcataaaagtaatccatacgactccagggggttaataaagaccttctgaagtgaagagaTGCGATGTTAGCTCCACAACTAAACTCTCTCGTTGAATGTGTGTACGTTACTGAATGCCAGATATTAtggtttataaagttataaatatggatatttttcttgcaaaaacccatcgctttgcttcagaaggcctttattaatcccttggagtcgtatggattacttttatgatggatggatgtgcttttttgggctttaaaatctcatcctctattcagtactattataaagcttggaagagccaggatattttttaataaaactcaGATTGAATTTGACTGAGAGAAGATAgtaatatacacctaggatggcttgagggtgagtaaattatggtttcattttaattttttggtgaactaaacatttaaagtcaaaataaaatggtaTCCCCGGCCCATTTTGCTGTAACACGACTTTCTGGAGTTCATTTTTATCCACTGGATCATAAAAAGTGTGTTTCAAACAAGCCATTCCGGTAGATCAAACAGTAAAGCATGGCGCTCGCAACGCCAAGAACAttggtttgattcccagggaatgcatgaacttaAAAAGATGtataccttgaatgcaatgtaagctgctttggataaaagtgtctgccaaatgtgTAAACGTAAAATAGATTTGCCATGGATTTTGAGGATCTCCTCCCCTCACAAAACACCAAGAGGAACTTTTTGAACAGGACGTTAGAGGCTCTCCAAGTTCACCTTCCAGAGCATCTACACACATGATCTATAGAATAACTTACATTTAGACCAGAAACATGCAGATAGACTCACCTTCTCTCTCAGACGCTGCTTCAGGGCATTGAGACGGGCCATGCGGTTTTCTGTGATCAGCTCCATTTTGTGGTTGAGTTTCTCCTCTGTCATCTTGCTGTAGTTGTTGTTGACCTCCTGGGCTTTGTTGAGCACTTCCTTCTCACGCTCCCGTTTCTCCGCCAACTGCTTCAGGACCTGCTTCTCTTGGGACTGAGTAAATGACATGTTTACTGTGAGACAGTGAGGAGAGGCTTCTCTGACATTAAGCCCAATAAGGGATAAAATCATGAAAACATCCCAACAGTGATGGACACGTACAAAAGAGGACtgtgctttagagaagaggaagagttgtttttgtaaatgccgccattttacgccggactgcttcacaaacgagggtcaattcaacacaaaagatgaacatgacggcacatgctagtggatgagttgaatcaactccaaagcaactacatcaatttatccactaacccaggggtcggcaacccaaaatgttcaaagagccatattggacccaaaaaacaaatctgtctggagccacaaaaaaattaaaagccttatataagccttatatgaaggcaacacaggctgtaagtgtatattagctatattagcctactatcaaaatgactaagtaggctacaaatacataatgaggtattcccgagatatatatttaaaaactgctgaaagctacagaaaaaagaagcaaatggatccgtgcaattcacagaaacagctggactccagcagagaaacatggatttgcagttatcattttgtgtcaaattgttggatttttaggtaaaatcattccatatctattgtattgtaatatattatgttgacaaatcatcaattaaataattttccatcttatattctgcttaattgtgtgttttaaaataaacactgacaaaaactataacgttactataaaactatatgttttagggctggacaatatgacgatataacattgatataagtgattaagcagatttaaacctaccgatattgtagttatataaaatattcacaggcagatttgctttatatatttccccggcgtcaaatcaggcacatataaatgtcaggaaacacgactccaggctgcatgtcattatccatggattaggtttctt contains the following coding sequences:
- the helz2a gene encoding helicase with zinc finger domain 2 isoform X3, with protein sequence MAHIIHKCSENILLIRRKGQSSVWRPVAPLPKFPRPYKYVACWFYIEGRGCTEHDSRCSFARCPEEASVWNVMKDENLTIPQLVNVIKQNQRTLQSKPQEKGRLLDCMLCQERFPSREEFMNHCFTVKHRRLIFEDTSLKWKYRDPPLTHKDLKLCERSLVCEYGDNCRNAHSKEELREWQKRIKALRKKASDAGDLDLLSYQDTLLEEYRHSENKEMIISDTFPDVSVTCDPDLDSVYVRKKGLQYTWNFTIVSKEPLDVIALLRREQGATFSLNKNPHEELSYSTSVWFKKDSDQTEYEIPVSFKSDRPGLYEQWVVFDFNTRPVLRQKLKVRVGDEECTGTSVTCPAAEVPQEIPETAMNLEPWSEESLEIIPFVERDEAQRELLNTYPLVMKRQSYSLINRENYKQSMHNFLYQEEKLVGELLARLNLRGIVQLKNKLFDERFGMKLAYPGELFAVVPLSHPLNPDSPQGFILKRHAIRSLVCVVKNANDRTPIYEAEILKDTATEKQVHLQLSKHCCTDLNLKNEEQCEMEVQFQINRLWFCEMHKAIDDLSDLDKVLPDLKNSNFCISSQLDNIELNEKQQAAMNFVLGVTDNRSTIPPLLIYGPFGTGKTRTLAKMARALVQQPQNKILICTHTNSSADLYIRGHFHEYVTTEGNREAKPLRIKAMESNLRSTDPITLQYCHLSKGGNQFEFPDKSVLDSTRIIITTTALARFFNDMNLPENYFSHILIDEASQMLECEALMALGLAGKNTRVVLAGDHMQMGPKLFSVRQDKCSEQTLLNRLFYYYQDENTNAAKQSRIIFSENYRSTKDIVDFVSTYFYVGKSDVIKAKGDVPSHPHQHALQFHHVRGECRLDSTSMSWFNPEQILSVVDIVQGIMEEWPQEWGDQDPESVCVLSQGRQVYEIRQRLRQLRLPRFTVENAENVQGKQFRVIVISTVHTKDSLLETDRTCLEFFNDMRVLNTVMTRAQSQIIVVGDAAALSFHHFGMCSRLWRSYIEYCINKGSAHDFTLDSLKQDLLEISELCRSEDEESSDSESSTSEIPDIEDPILQELLDESKDINVALTEEGLFPVFNNGYLVTSVNNQITEADEEQLMTNSTIHKCCEIVIESFHQGYARPLDESTLRIDIKGRRNIGQAFPGDKVEVEILSENHSDHPMGKVINVLESVDNVKEFVCTLERYDNQVMTPINKCITKIYTPFWKDKPDHIAVRNPENLKVEKFIKINEEAHRKYLYVVKILKWKKYSRYPLGIVVGLFPSITTLDDGLNVLSIEFQLRRTLSSSLEKQMQDFQGLSLSEVGRKDFRMLPTFTVDPADSLDLDDAISVCDLGEFYEIGVHISDVASFVAKDSELDKYARQLCTAFYPRGKEPIYMFPKELSANFFSLIPNHDRRAISLIIQVDAKTNCIKKRFFCKSVIHSKRKFSYDEAEDILENTCQHSDPLEICLVKAWKFAEVHRRYRKQEDWCYKQPDEDVTLGRRQSHQMVEELMIMFNHTVAERLLFDGTTRSLTPLRCQDGPKSEKLTELFVKNATLIPLSVHFSSRAHEVNNSGLINHTAMPNPQAHISDSEAFPILKSILRCLRTAAEQRNIYKVIDFVATDDIHPKLLPFAIAFRRLFQKACFLRSNSTHVSRIGHYDLDLDSYTWASSPVRRYIDVIVQRLLHSLMDKTDIKYTVRDINLSCMEFSRKNDQQSAYERKANALHFALKLSTQSERKVAYIVELNPSGTNFRVSFPLNRSSISENLDIMYRDLQLADQPEFDEANNCMILKWVRRIYSFSNPHILAEVKQQNPNSVMAYVPTKTWKCLAAAVREENWNSMIPLIEELDATSRIHTRQFQERMRNSTVSENSDPMHAEHYAELSLRIKQGEAVEVQLGPATARGLLTPVVQLFVVHPKFEICLEHVKDPIKCFSKYAFHSSRNSYKTYMDYQEIWKPMCEMESAFSAVAENESILLEDVALKWEISPQKMLKGFFLLPLDKQSQWSIECDLKNSFLCIRTRIHKSQSSPFLENTDLMDIPSISWVVHGIITEVKEMDSKEPKNLQIDFLINHKPMTNIPEAIFSEKTRFTLELITKLLPDVRKENAINSLTKANQLVKTIAMGRRINSGEGCTIPEQNTARFEIDNYLPSGLSHLNNSQTKAIREALTNPFTLIQGPPGTGKTVVGVYIVYWLLKKIQQLPTLSSQKKRAILYCGPSNKSVDVVAGHLLKVRRDVKPLRVYSDQMEMLEFPYPGCNLKLSRNSKRGEKPNTELSSIALHHLIRKPGNRYADQIHAFDLKIGRGDHLTKEEKKLYKEILKMARKHELLQHDVILCTCTAASHPALSEALDFKQIIIDECAMATEPEAFIPLVAHKPEQIVLLGDHMQLQPVVHCEVVERLGMSKSLFERYMEKALMLDTQYRMQEDICEFPSKEFYGGKLKTGTRPKPSLFHTTSRQTCIVFGHVEGKEKSLVVSTERGNENSKANVEEAEEVVRIAILLIKAGIQTKDIAILTPYNAQVANISDSLSENGIRGITVNTIMRSQGSEWKYVIMSTVRSLAKSDIERQPTKSWIMKRLGFIMDPHQVNVGITRAQEGLCIIGNENLLRCSVLWRKLLDHYQEKGCVVNPARNIQVHKPNRK